Proteins encoded in a region of the Podospora pseudopauciseta strain CBS 411.78 chromosome 6, whole genome shotgun sequence genome:
- a CDS encoding hypothetical protein (COG:L; EggNog:ENOG503P4YX) translates to MRITSVRTRRWLLLSALHFKHQDLDRVRQTGRWIVAEAERNHVSRVVICGDLLISRTMQPTHVFSACYRFISHLSDVAEFESLALRWTVTLKGIINGPGDRFEEMCRFYERHHIRPVVDRSFGF, encoded by the exons ATGCGTATAACCTCGGTTCGCACGCGGCGATGGCTTTTACTTAGCGCCCTCCACTTCAAGCATCAAGACCTGGATAGAGTACGGCAAACGGGGCGATGGATCGTTGCGGAGGCAGAGCGAAATCATGTCTCGCGGGTGGTGATATGCGGTGACCTCTTGATCAGCCGGACGATGCAGCCCACACATGTGTTTTCTGCCTGTTACCGTTTCATCAGCCATCTCAGCGACGTC GCCGAATTTGAATCTTTGGCCCTGCGGTGGACGGTGACGTTGAAGGGTATTATCAACGGCCCGGGTGATAGGTTCGAGGAGATGTGTCGGTTCTATGAGAGGCATCACATCAGGCCGGTGGTGGATCGTTCGTTTGGGTtttga
- a CDS encoding hypothetical protein (EggNog:ENOG503P454) has product MANNNHNPSKTPPLLLILPLLALGICGTMVNGFQTGYFSILTATSGNLDGVPYVPGGPESFDPRYTGNKALDTRMGILIGFFGGLVNGERNWDVDLAYVWTMGMFFSGWALVSVEAHRRANRGRVVSWTNTFGNIIQSFTYALTVPSYLILHLFTTSPATDDISVPEGEVRHLPLSMTLAYIVPAVIMSLPTPSIIPGKSHYDTTALWQVFPVLQFLIHRGMNFVCFPRKYNTTTTQYGVGKSLANHYRFVIFTSVVVHLPILLVCLTPSSMPFGPAWLKDMITQTTFSNVFVPYGVWNPPAVDLAKVAALGGENKADLSWLPGLTKHFLHYDIGCPSLAMVVWAGYNYMASVGKGSCVGIGKMVGWLLAGGPVALATVLMWERDERVSRGREGKKAQ; this is encoded by the exons atggccaacaacaaccacaacccctccaaaacacccCCGCTTTTGCTCATCCTTCCCTTGTTGGCCCTGGGCATCTGCGGCACAATGGTCAATGGCTTCCAAACGGGATATTTCTCCATTCTGACCGCTACCTCTGGCAACTTGGACGGTGTACCTTACGTGCCTGGTGGACCGGAATCCTTTGACCCGCGTTATACTGGCAACAAAGCGCTAGACACACGCATGGGTATCCTTATCGGCTTCTTCGGCGGATTGGTCAACGGAGAAAGAAACTGGGATGTTGACCTCGCTTATGTCTGGACAATGGGGATGTTTTTCTCTGGATGGGCGCTGGTGAGTGTTGAGGCGCATCGGAGGGCGAATAGAGGGAGGGTTGTAAGCTG GACAAACACCTTTGGGAATATCATCCAGAGTTTCACCTATGCTTTGACTGTTCCGTCATATCTGATTTTGCATTTATTCACCACGTCCCCAGCGACGGATGATATTTCTGTTCCAGAAGGGGAAGTTCGACACTTGCCGTTGAGTATGACATTGGCATATATTGTCCCAGCCGTGATCATGTCATTGCCTACGCCATCGATCATCCCAGGAAAATCACACTACGACACCACGGCTCTGTGGCAGGTTTTCCCTGTTTTGCAATTTCTTATTCACCGCGGCATGAACTTTGTTTGCTTCCCTCGCAAGTACAACACGACAACGACACAGTATGGGGTAGGGAAGTCACTCGCCAACCACTACCGCTTCGTCATCTTCACTTCGGTTGTGGTCCATCTCCCTATCCTTTTGGTGTGTCTGACACCATCCTCAATGCCGTTCGGACCGGCTTGGCTGAAGGACATGATCACCCAGACGACCTTCAGCAATGTGTTTGTCCCATATGGTGTTTGGAACCCGCCTGCGGTGGATCTGGCCAAGGTGGCTGcgctgggaggggagaaTAAGGCTGATTTGAGCTGGTTGCCGGGGTTGACGAAGCATTTTTTGCATTATGATATTGGGTGTCCTAgtttggcgatggtggtttGGGCTGGGTACAACTACATGGCTTCTGTGGGTAAGGGTAGTTGTGTTGGGATCGGGAAAATGGTGGGATGGTTGCTGGCTGGGGGACCGGTGGCGTTGGCGACGGTTTTGAtgtgggagagggatgagagggtgtcgaggggaagggagggaaagaaggctcaatag
- the CHS3_1 gene encoding Chitin synthase, class 3 (COG:M; EggNog:ENOG503NWXV; CAZy:GT2_Chitin_synth): MAFQGHAQEYARGYQLQEFPSESTADNDPTRPVGGPYDYDRLGDTHIPVSPVSAHSAADHPSPQGHDFRAPPIDFSLPSAHTFHNHPPYPLATEPGSQGFIPNYHEESWVARQQQARPNDDHGGLARSKTRKVKLVQGTVLSLEYPVPSAIKNAADACYTTGAEGQLEEFTKLRYTAATCDPNDFTIRNGYSLRPRMYNRHTELMIAITYYNEDKVLLARTLHGVMENIRDIVKIRKSGFWSHGGPAWQKIVVCLIFDGIDKADKDVFDVLATVGIYQDGVVKKDVNGKETVAHIFEYTSQISVTPDQQLVRPTRNGDNSDSLAPVQLMFCLKQKNSKKINSHRWLFNAFGRLLNSEVVILIDAGTKPGPRSLLALWEAFYNDKDLGGACGEIHAMLGNRGKKLMNPLVAIQNFEYKISNILDKPLESAFGYVSVLPGAFSAYRFRAIMGRPLERYFHGDHTLSKVLGKKGIEGMNIFKKNMFLAEDRILCFELVAKAGQKWHLCYVKAAKGETDVPEGVAEFLSQRRRWLNGSFAASLYSLMHFGRVYSSGHNAVRIFFLHIQLLYTFVNVLFSWFSLASYWLTTVVIMDLVGTPEPLRDYNGWPFGDVASPIVNVLFRYMYLLLILLQFLLALGNRPKASERSYLASFVVFGLVQSYVLILTTYLVYLALREPLDDQISFASGSAIVNSFFGGSDGVAGVILIALITIYGLNFLASFLYLDPWHMFHSFPQYLILMSTYVNILMVYAFNNWHDVSWGTKGSDSADTLPSAHIVKGDSQEEAMVEEVEKEQADIDTMFEATVRRALSPMREAADGPAEMKNVEDSYKSFRTGLVVSWLISNVILVVIVTSDDFAPLGVQEASTSRTPFYFKVLLYVTAALSIIRFIGFLWFLGRTGIMCCFRKK; this comes from the exons ATGGCTTTCCAGGGCCACGCACAAGAGTACGCCCGCGGGTACCAATTGCAAGAGTTTCCCTCCGAATCTACC gCCGACAATGATCCCACCCGGCCCGTCGGAGGTCCATATGACTATGACCGCTTAGGAGACACGCACATTCCCGTCTCTCCTGTTTCGGCACACAGTGCCGCAGACCACCCATCCCCTCAGGGCCATGACTTTCGCGCACCTCCAATAGACTTTAGTCTTCCGTCAGCCCACACTTTTCACAACCATCCACCCTATCCACTCGCGACCGAGCCGGGATCACAAGGGTTTATACCCAACTATCACGAGGAAAGTTGGGTTGCACGACAGCAACAAGCCAGGCCAAACGACGACCACGGCGGCCTGGCAAGATCAAAAACCCGAAAGGTGAAGTTGGTACAAGGTACCGTTCTCAGCCTTGAGTACCCTGTTCCGAGTGCCATCAAGAACGCGGCCGACGCATGCTACACAACTGGTGCCGAAGGTCAGCTAGAAGAGTTTACCAAGTTACGGTACACGGCGGCTACCTGCGACCCAAACGACTTCACCATCCGGAACGGATACAGCCTGCGCCCTCGCATGTATAACCGACACACGGAGCTCATGATCGCAATCACGTATTACAACGAGGATAAGGTTCTCCTTGCACGCACCCTCCATGGAGTGATGGAGAACATCCGTGATATTGTAAAGATCCGCAAGTCAGGGTTCTGGAGCCATGGGGGCCCGGCTTGGCAAAAAATCGTCGTTTGTCTCATCTTTGACGGCATCGACAAGGCTGACAAGGACGTTTTCGATGTACTCGCTACCGTTGGCATCTACCAGGATGGTGTCGTTAAGAAAGATGTCAATGGCAAGGAAACGGTGGCTCATATCTTCGAGTACACCAGCCAGATTTCTGTTACCCCCGACCAGCAACTTGTCCGCCCAACTCGGAATGGCGACAACTCCGACAGCCTGGCACCTGTTCAGCTGATGTTCTGCTTGAAACAGAAGAACAGCAAAAAAATAAACTCCCACCGCTGGCTTTTCAATGCGTTTGGTCGTCTGTTGAACTCAGAAGTTGTGATACTGATCGATGCTGGCACCAAACCTGGACCTCGTTCCTTGTTAGCTCTGTGGGAAGCCTTCTACAACGACAAG GACCTCGGTGGTGCATGTGGAGAGATCCATGCAATGCTTGGGAACCGTGGCAAGAAACTCATGAACCCTCTCGTCGCGATCCAAAACTTCGAGTACAAAATCTCCAACATCCTCGACAAACCGCTCGAGAGCGCGTTCGGGTACGTCAGTGTTCTACCTGGGGCGTTTTCAGCTTACAGATTCCGTGCCATCATGGGCCGACCGCTCGAGCGCTACTTCCACGGAGACCATACACTCTCCAAGGTATTAGGGAAGAAGGGTATTGAGGGCATGAATATCTTCAAGAAGAACATGTTTCTCGCTGAAGATCGCATCCTGTGCTTTGAGTTGGTGGCCAAAGCCGGGCAGAAATGGCACCTCTGTTACGTGAAGGCGGCCAAAGGAGAAACAGACGTCCCCGAAGGCGTAGCAGAGTTTCTCAGCCAAAGGCGAAGGTGGCTGAACGGCAGTTTTGCAGCCTCTCTCTACTCGCTGATGCATTTTGGTCGCGTCTATAGCAGTGGCCACAATGCCGTCCGGATTTTCTTCCTGCATATCCAACTGCTGTACACCTTCGTCAATGTTCTCTTCAGCTGGTTCTCCCTGGCTTCATACTGGCTGACGACAGTTGTTATCATGGATCTCGTGGGCACCCCCGAGCCTCTTCGGGACTATAACGGGTGGCCTTTCGGCGACGTGGCAAGCCCGATTGTCAACGTCTTGTTCAGGTACATGTACCTACTCTTAATTCTACTTCAGtttctcctcgccctcggcaaTCGCCCCAAGGCTTCGGAGCGCAGCTATTTGGCATCTTTTGTCGTCTTCGGTCTGGTACAAAGCTACGTCCTAATCTTGACGACCTACCTAGTCTACCTCGCCCTGAGGGAGCCTCTCGACGACCAAATATCCTTTGCGTCCGGTAGCGCCATCGTCAATAGTTTCTTTGGGGGCAGCGACGGTGTCGCGGGTGTtatcctcatcgccctcatcaccatctaCGGCCTGAATTTCCTGGCATCATTCCTCTACCTGGACCCCTGGCACATGTTCCATTCCTTTCCGCAATACCTCATCCTCATGTCAACATACGTGAACATCCTGATGGTCTACGCCTTCAACAACTGGCACGATGTATCCTGGGGCACCAAGGGCTCCGACTCGGCAGACACCTTACCCTCAGCGCACATCGTCAAGGGAGACAGCCAAGAAGAGGCAatggttgaggaggtcgagaagGAACAAGCCGACATCGATACCATGTTCGAGGCCACCGTCCGGCGGGCGCTGTCCCCGATGCGGGAGGCGGCCGACGGGCCGGCCGAGATGAAGAATGTGGAGGATTCGTACAAGTCGTTCCGGACCGGTTTGGTGGTGTCCTGGCTTATCTCCAACGTCATCTTGGTCGTCATCGTCACGAGTGACGACTTTGCTCCGCTCGGGGTCCAA GAAGCTTCCACAAGCCGGACTCCATTCTACTTCAAAGTGCTTCTCTACGTGACCGCCGCGCTTTCCATCATTCGTTTCATCGGATTCTTGTGGTTCTTGGGTCGGACTGGCATTATGTGCTGCTTCCGGAAGAAATAG
- a CDS encoding hypothetical protein (COG:M; EggNog:ENOG503NWPC), giving the protein MHTSRDYRLLSYSLAVNYNGLWRNYLRCSRASGLFLIIGDVCNVCSPTLAPKRCLTIWNKRHLASNSSSSRATGRVPTKLRHQKLQIAVRGPNMSRQLGPQEEATRNDPAPKDSQLTQHGTITRYRDRTDAPVHGRLEQEYPYASLTKAGNIHLLHLIPSREHDGRIEARLVKYPLLPVTRVMHLYEALSYSWVTGGFSRSIYIDSLERLVTHNLHEALLCLRDPEIVRVLWIDVICISQSNDTEKQGQIPLMPRIYSMANRVIIWLGTAGPLEGRAFEVVGLAHISPCRALNQKRPPFMSIAQSCYELWLGMRSSWSAYLPSQHHDANRRASPLITGKENPYLADK; this is encoded by the coding sequence ATGCATACGTCTCGGGATTACAGATTACTCTCTTATTCCCTTGCAGTAAATTATAATGGACTTTGGAGAAACTACCTAAGATGTAGTCGCGCTAGCGGACTCTTTTTGATCATTGGAGACGTGTGTAATGTGTGTAGCCCCACATTGGCTCCCAAACGATGCCTTACGATATGGAACAAGCGTCATCTGGCTTCAAattcttcttcatcaagaGCAACAGGGCGGGTACCTACGAAACTGAGGCATCAAAAACTGCAAATTGCTGTCCGAGGTCCTAACATGTCACGGCAGCTTGGACCCCAAGAGGAAGCTACCCGAAATGACCCGGCCCCGAAAGACAGTCAACTGACTCAGCATGGAACGATCACACGCTATAGGGATCGAACAGACGCGCCTGTTCATGGCCGCCTTGAACAAGAATATCCTTATGCGTCTTTGACAAAGGCGGGGAATATTCATCTGCTCCATCTCATACCCAGTCGGGAACATGACGGTCGGATCGAAGCCAGACTTGTCAAGTATCCTTTGCTACCAGTGACGCGAGTAATGCATCTATATGAAGCCTTGTCTTACTCCTGGGTCACTGGCGGCTTTTCCAGGAGTATATACATTGATAGCCTGGAGCGGCTGGTGACACACAACCTCCACGAGGCTTTGTTGTGTCTTCGTGATCCTGAGATTGTCAGGGTCCTGTGGATTGACGTTATCTGCATCAGCCAAAGCAACGATACGGAGAAGCAGGGGCAGATCCCCTTAATGCCCAGAATTTACAGTATGGCCAACCGCGTGATTATCTGGCTCGGGACCGCCGGGCCTTTGGAAGGCAGAGCTTTCGAAGTGGTTGGTTTGGCACACATTAGTCCATGCCGGGCACTGAATCAGAAAAGACCGCCATTCATGAGCATAGCACAGTCCTGTTATGAACTTTGGCTGGGGATGCGAAGCTCATGGTCTGCGTACCTACCTAGTCAACACCATGATGCAAACCGTCGGGCGAGTCCCTTGATAACGGGGAAGGAAAACCCCTATTTGGCAGATAAGTGA